The proteins below are encoded in one region of Shewanella putrefaciens:
- a CDS encoding NRDE family protein, with protein MCILFIALNAHPKYPLIICANRDEFHHRPTAPAHIWPPEQNILAGKDLQAGGTWFGVNKQGQVAGVTNLRMPQKQQEAMRSRGELITKALSSGSLICPNWLSEHCDDYQPFNLVFGQGTDLYCFNSVKRETVKLADGFHAISNGALDDIWPKMAKGQQALEALIKQASPLDVQALIQLMQDDSQPQDSELPNTGVGLEWERRLAAIYIRHPDYGTRSTSILLEDTLGAIHFTEVRYDGKGRRLGQQDFHFSLPTTPVEP; from the coding sequence ATGTGCATACTTTTCATCGCCCTTAATGCTCACCCTAAGTATCCCCTGATCATCTGCGCCAATCGTGATGAATTCCACCACAGGCCAACGGCGCCGGCGCATATTTGGCCGCCGGAGCAAAATATACTTGCGGGTAAGGATTTACAGGCAGGTGGCACTTGGTTTGGAGTGAATAAGCAAGGCCAAGTTGCGGGCGTCACCAACTTACGCATGCCACAAAAACAGCAAGAGGCGATGCGCAGCCGCGGTGAACTTATCACTAAAGCATTGAGTTCGGGCTCATTGATTTGCCCAAACTGGCTCAGTGAACATTGCGATGATTATCAACCCTTTAATTTGGTTTTTGGCCAAGGCACCGATCTGTATTGTTTTAACAGCGTCAAGCGGGAGACGGTTAAATTAGCCGACGGTTTCCATGCGATTAGCAATGGTGCCCTCGATGATATTTGGCCTAAAATGGCCAAGGGGCAACAGGCATTAGAAGCCCTGATCAAGCAGGCGAGCCCATTAGACGTGCAGGCACTTATTCAACTGATGCAAGACGACTCCCAGCCCCAGGATAGTGAACTCCCTAACACAGGCGTGGGGCTCGAATGGGAGCGACGTTTAGCGGCGATTTATATTCGCCACCCCGACTATGGCACCCGCTCCACCAGTATTTTGCTCGAAGATACATTGGGCGCGATCCACTTTACCGAGGTGAGATACGATGGCAAAGGCAGACGGCTCGGGCAGCAGGATTTTCACTTTAGCCTGCCAACAACGCCCGTTGAACCCTAA
- a CDS encoding YybH family protein — protein MLRKGWIQKCMLQGTTLLLLLLSCYASAVPTDEIAQMLKGQEEAWNRGDLDAYMQGYWKSSQLRFVSNGKFRYGWDETLAAYKKNYPNKEALGELKFTIKEIKMLSNYAAMVVGRWDLHRPKDAPTGVFTLLVEKIDDRWVITMDHSSD, from the coding sequence ATGTTACGGAAAGGATGGATACAAAAATGCATGTTGCAGGGGACCACTCTGTTATTACTGCTGCTGAGCTGTTATGCCAGTGCGGTACCTACGGATGAGATCGCCCAAATGCTGAAGGGGCAGGAAGAGGCGTGGAACCGCGGCGACCTCGATGCTTATATGCAAGGTTACTGGAAGAGTAGCCAACTGCGATTTGTTTCTAATGGTAAATTTCGTTACGGCTGGGATGAAACCCTCGCCGCCTATAAGAAAAATTATCCGAATAAAGAGGCGCTGGGTGAGCTGAAGTTCACTATCAAAGAAATAAAAATGCTCAGCAATTATGCGGCCATGGTGGTTGGGCGATGGGATTTACACCGTCCAAAGGATGCCCCGACAGGCGTGTTTACCCTCTTGGTGGAAAAGATTGATGACCGCTGGGTGATCACTATGGATCACAGTTCGGATTAA
- a CDS encoding lysophospholipid acyltransferase family protein codes for MFTRLCCWLLKILGWQIEGQLPELKKYIVIVAPHTSNWDFILGVLARGALNTRIHFLGKHQLFIPPWGWFFRAIGGSPVDRRKNNNLVDSAVQLFESQPDYKLALAPEGTRSPVKRWKCGFYHIASKAGVPIVPVGLDFSRRTVVIHTPLQPSGDIATDMHDILSFYRTIKGRHPKLIPDFVAGAKH; via the coding sequence ATGTTTACAAGATTATGTTGCTGGCTACTGAAGATTTTGGGGTGGCAGATTGAAGGGCAACTACCCGAATTGAAGAAATACATTGTGATAGTGGCGCCCCACACCAGCAACTGGGATTTTATTCTTGGCGTACTCGCCCGCGGCGCTTTAAATACGCGAATTCACTTTCTCGGTAAGCATCAGTTATTTATTCCGCCTTGGGGATGGTTCTTTCGCGCCATCGGTGGCAGTCCGGTAGATAGGCGTAAAAATAATAATTTAGTCGATAGTGCCGTACAGCTTTTTGAATCTCAACCCGATTACAAGCTAGCGTTAGCCCCCGAGGGAACCCGCAGCCCCGTTAAACGCTGGAAATGCGGTTTCTACCATATTGCCAGCAAAGCTGGGGTGCCCATTGTTCCCGTGGGCCTAGACTTTAGCCGCCGCACTGTGGTGATCCACACGCCACTGCAACCCAGTGGCGATATCGCAACCGATATGCATGACATTTTGAGCTTCTACCGCACCATTAAAGGCCGCCATCCTAAGCTGATACCTGATTTTGTGGCGGGCGCGAAACATTAG
- a CDS encoding mechanosensitive ion channel family protein, producing the protein MDQEMRLEISSWLASLGIDSQPSDGISTSVMLLACVLLAAIAYFIMRRGVIRAVNMVIQRSKVTWDDVFMRYKVLEKLAMLVPAIVLNLLVPIALTEHPVLSSLVDRLLSIWLVVLMIRAIYAGLDAVNEISDINLVSRRLPVKSFVQLTKLFLFFVGLIVSISVLADQSPVYFLSGLGVATGFVMLVFRDTILGFVAGIQLAANRMVSKGDWIQMDKYGADGAVEEVSLTTVKVRNWDKTITMIPAYALVSDAFRNWRGMSESGGRRIKRAVNIDINSIKFLTEEERNRLSKINCLKEYFPAKISEIQASNAKVSDLDMRVNGRHLTNVGTFRAYLQEYLQRHDKVHKDMTLMVRQLAPTTEGLPIEIYIFTNDTRWAFYEAIQADIFDHIFAVLPEFGLQAFQAPTGNDIRSLKSVKVEELD; encoded by the coding sequence GTGGATCAGGAAATGCGCCTCGAAATATCGAGCTGGTTAGCGAGTCTAGGAATAGATAGCCAGCCGTCGGACGGCATATCGACCAGTGTGATGCTGCTGGCATGTGTACTGTTAGCGGCAATCGCGTACTTTATTATGCGTCGCGGGGTGATTCGCGCGGTGAATATGGTGATCCAGCGTTCTAAGGTGACTTGGGACGATGTGTTTATGCGCTATAAAGTGCTCGAAAAGCTCGCCATGTTAGTCCCGGCTATCGTGCTGAATTTATTGGTTCCTATCGCATTAACTGAGCACCCAGTGCTGAGTAGTCTCGTCGACCGCCTACTGAGTATTTGGCTAGTGGTGCTGATGATCCGCGCCATTTACGCCGGCCTAGATGCGGTAAATGAAATTTCAGATATAAATTTAGTCAGCCGGCGTTTACCGGTGAAAAGCTTTGTGCAGCTGACTAAGTTATTCCTGTTCTTCGTGGGGCTTATCGTCTCGATTTCAGTGCTGGCCGATCAATCTCCCGTGTATTTCCTCAGTGGTTTAGGGGTGGCAACGGGTTTTGTGATGTTGGTGTTTCGCGACACTATTTTAGGCTTTGTGGCGGGCATTCAGTTGGCGGCAAACCGTATGGTGAGCAAGGGCGACTGGATCCAGATGGACAAATACGGCGCCGATGGGGCCGTGGAAGAAGTGTCATTAACCACAGTTAAAGTGCGTAACTGGGATAAAACCATCACTATGATCCCCGCCTATGCCTTAGTATCGGATGCGTTCCGTAACTGGCGTGGCATGTCGGAGTCGGGGGGCCGCAGGATTAAACGTGCGGTGAATATCGATATCAACAGCATTAAGTTTTTAACCGAGGAAGAACGGAATCGTCTCAGTAAAATCAATTGTTTAAAAGAGTATTTCCCCGCCAAGATTAGCGAGATCCAAGCGTCGAACGCCAAAGTGTCAGATTTGGATATGAGGGTTAACGGTCGTCATCTAACCAACGTGGGGACTTTTCGCGCTTACCTGCAGGAATATCTACAACGTCACGATAAGGTGCATAAGGACATGACCTTAATGGTGCGTCAGCTCGCGCCAACGACCGAGGGGTTACCGATAGAGATTTATATCTTTACTAACGATACCCGCTGGGCATTTTATGAGGCTATTCAAGCCGATATCTTCGACCATATCTTTGCGGTATTGCCAGAGTTTGGCTTGCAGGCCTTTCAAGCGCCGACGGGCAATGATATTCGCAGCTTAAAATCGGTGAAGGTTGAGGAGCTCGACTGA
- a CDS encoding TonB-dependent receptor — translation MCRYSSPLACLSIGLMSLCQPLQAAEYNTLQPSVMPDVTENTPYIALMLDYVPAADNLYGITIAPYHFDDNYQRWGYYLGYARSRETDITVPEPAQSHRQESLWRLGLSYSLTTDLSFYAGGSAYISTTAYTNNISPRIAGGKPTWEEDKTTQWGAEAGLRYRLTEHLILSAGYNSSTESTVLSIGYAG, via the coding sequence ATGTGTCGCTATTCATCTCCGCTAGCCTGCCTGAGCATTGGGCTAATGAGTCTATGCCAACCGCTTCAAGCGGCCGAGTATAACACTTTGCAGCCATCTGTTATGCCGGATGTCACTGAGAATACCCCTTATATCGCGCTGATGCTCGACTACGTTCCCGCCGCAGACAATCTCTACGGCATTACGATAGCCCCCTATCATTTCGATGATAATTATCAGCGATGGGGTTATTACTTAGGTTATGCCCGCAGCCGCGAAACCGATATTACCGTACCAGAACCCGCGCAGTCCCACCGCCAAGAAAGCCTCTGGCGTTTAGGTTTAAGCTACAGTTTAACGACCGACTTAAGCTTTTATGCGGGCGGCAGTGCCTATATCAGCACCACAGCTTATACCAACAATATTTCCCCCAGAATTGCTGGCGGTAAACCTACGTGGGAAGAAGATAAAACTACTCAATGGGGCGCTGAAGCCGGCCTTAGATACCGGCTCACAGAGCATCTCATACTCAGTGCTGGCTATAACTCCAGCACTGAATCTACCGTTTTGAGCATAGGTTATGCGGGTTAA
- a CDS encoding DUF1090 domain-containing protein, translated as MQMKPVILGLMIAVAFSLPVFADDVPQRGCAAKLDAISQQMEQAKTTGNTYKVAGLEKAYQEVIAHCNDDKLYAERLAKVQALEDKLIERQNELAQAVKEGKPMDKVSKKQAKVAEVESELTKARAELAQ; from the coding sequence ATGCAAATGAAGCCAGTGATTTTGGGATTAATGATAGCTGTAGCATTTAGCTTACCAGTCTTTGCTGATGATGTACCCCAACGCGGCTGCGCCGCAAAGTTAGACGCTATTAGCCAGCAAATGGAGCAGGCTAAAACTACGGGTAATACATATAAAGTTGCAGGGCTTGAAAAAGCCTATCAAGAAGTCATAGCCCATTGTAACGACGATAAGCTATATGCTGAGCGGTTGGCAAAAGTACAGGCTTTGGAAGATAAGTTAATCGAACGTCAAAATGAGCTGGCTCAAGCGGTAAAAGAAGGTAAGCCGATGGATAAAGTCAGTAAGAAACAAGCTAAGGTTGCTGAAGTCGAATCAGAGCTGACTAAGGCGCGAGCAGAACTCGCGCAATAA
- a CDS encoding protein disulfide oxidoreductase: protein MSAEQVSISLPKRMWGWTKQLLLWLLLALVVTSVMDIWRGRDIPRDNLPPLQGTTLAGDSFDIATLSQDQAVLVYFWGTWCPVCNFVSPAVNQMSAYYPVVTVAMGSGEDEKLRKYLQHQEYGFDTINDNDSKIARDWSLQATPTIMIFKDGELKHYTTGFTSLPGMWWRMLFS, encoded by the coding sequence ATGAGCGCCGAACAGGTTTCGATCTCTTTGCCTAAACGTATGTGGGGCTGGACTAAACAACTACTGCTCTGGTTATTGTTAGCCCTAGTGGTAACCAGCGTGATGGACATCTGGCGCGGCAGGGATATCCCGCGGGATAATTTGCCGCCGCTACAGGGGACGACCTTAGCAGGGGATTCCTTTGATATTGCCACGCTCAGCCAAGATCAGGCGGTATTGGTGTACTTTTGGGGCACTTGGTGCCCTGTGTGTAATTTTGTCAGCCCGGCGGTCAATCAAATGTCGGCCTATTACCCCGTGGTGACGGTTGCCATGGGTTCGGGTGAAGATGAAAAACTGAGAAAATATCTTCAACATCAGGAATATGGCTTTGATACTATTAACGATAATGACAGCAAAATAGCCCGAGATTGGTCATTGCAGGCGACGCCAACCATTATGATCTTTAAAGATGGCGAGTTAAAACACTACACGACGGGCTTTACGAGTCTGCCCGGCATGTGGTGGCGCATGCTCTTTAGTTAA
- a CDS encoding thioredoxin domain-containing protein, with the protein MKQTIEAKDANKLMQDNRVIGATAMSKFNCLFSPLLKNRKLQMFAVSGVAIAMLVVALPSLTTSAHAKDSSLSAAQQQEVRAIIKDALINDPELMREAILAWQTREQEVANTAMQASLVTHHQAMYETKSDPWKGAATPEISMVYFTDFNCPYCKKIEPSLNKLIEEFPQLKIIVKMVPLQGEGSKMAVDFAQTVWLNEPEKYLKVKDMLMSSPRGLDAAAIAKVAKLTATERWVGNTDERVTKMVHDNINLMNELGIGGTPSMIVADTLIPGLVSYEVLKEQLEAAIAAQDKTQKSS; encoded by the coding sequence ATGAAACAGACAATTGAAGCGAAAGACGCAAATAAATTAATGCAGGACAATCGAGTCATTGGAGCCACAGCTATGTCGAAATTTAACTGTTTATTCAGCCCTTTATTAAAGAATCGTAAGTTGCAGATGTTTGCAGTCTCGGGTGTCGCCATAGCCATGCTAGTGGTTGCCTTACCTTCGCTGACGACCTCTGCCCATGCCAAGGACAGCAGTTTATCGGCGGCGCAGCAGCAAGAAGTGCGAGCCATCATTAAAGATGCCTTGATTAATGATCCAGAGCTTATGAGGGAAGCGATTCTTGCGTGGCAAACAAGGGAGCAAGAGGTTGCAAATACCGCTATGCAGGCGAGTCTAGTGACCCATCATCAAGCCATGTATGAGACCAAAAGTGATCCATGGAAGGGAGCTGCAACGCCTGAAATATCTATGGTGTATTTCACCGATTTTAACTGCCCATACTGCAAAAAAATCGAGCCTTCATTAAACAAGCTGATTGAAGAATTTCCGCAGTTAAAGATCATAGTAAAAATGGTGCCACTGCAGGGCGAAGGCTCCAAAATGGCGGTCGATTTTGCTCAAACCGTTTGGTTAAACGAGCCAGAAAAATATCTCAAGGTGAAGGATATGTTGATGTCGAGCCCGCGTGGGCTCGATGCCGCCGCCATCGCTAAGGTCGCTAAACTGACGGCAACCGAGCGTTGGGTGGGTAACACGGATGAACGCGTCACTAAAATGGTCCATGACAATATTAATTTAATGAATGAGTTAGGCATAGGCGGCACCCCAAGTATGATAGTGGCCGATACGCTTATTCCTGGATTAGTGTCCTATGAAGTATTAAAAGAGCAGCTCGAAGCCGCGATAGCCGCCCAAGATAAGACGCAGAAGAGCAGTTAA
- a CDS encoding protein-disulfide reductase DsbD family protein: protein MSTLKSILTRFWMLALIVMSPSLMAASTGWLINDNHPPAKVRFMLTGEVDPVTNTLPAVLEVQLEGDWKTYWRSPGEGGIAPSIKWDDSRNLQQVDWRWPAPEEFSLLGLQTFGYKGNTTFPLTLKVDDIAAPTQLRGKVTLSTCTTICVLTDYQISLDFTPNALQADTDAMLAYNKAVSLVPQKVLTQEGQNPAMTMGWDATKGQLEVRLNDANWQSPTVIIDGEPDTTFKLVSLTPSESEANGQQLIGIFTGQSWLGEPEVLGKSLNVTVVDSERALEYSAEVKPVVITQESTSVFGMILLALIGGLILNVMPCVLPVLGMKLSSVVAAPDLKRNQIRQQFIASALGILASFWLLAGFILMLKLTGQAIGWGVQFQNPWFIGFMALVTTVFAFNMLGVFEINLPSNVQTKLATTGGNNNSGHFLQGMFATLLATPCSAPFLGTAVAFALGADVLSLFAIFTALAVGMAFPWLIVAAFPQVAGYFPKPGRWMNTVKVFFSGMLLITSLWLISLLASFIDVLYLWPLAGIIALIFMVFMAQKYGAIALVSCLGVGVLLSAIIAFMTANQWAKPLPADLAWTPLDQALINQQVTQGKTVFVDVTADWCITCKANKVGVILQDPVYSLLQQPHILPMKGDWTTPSEPITHYLQSHNRFGVPFNVVYGPGAPQGIELPEILSTELVLAAIEQASASTGKPSAVAGK from the coding sequence ATGAGTACATTAAAATCCATATTAACCAGATTCTGGATGCTCGCCTTGATAGTGATGAGTCCGTCGCTCATGGCCGCATCGACGGGCTGGTTGATTAATGATAATCACCCGCCAGCCAAAGTACGTTTTATGCTAACGGGGGAGGTTGATCCTGTAACTAATACTTTGCCCGCTGTGCTTGAAGTACAACTCGAAGGCGATTGGAAAACCTATTGGCGCAGTCCTGGTGAAGGCGGTATCGCGCCGAGTATCAAGTGGGATGACTCACGCAATCTACAGCAAGTGGATTGGAGATGGCCTGCGCCAGAGGAATTCTCATTATTGGGGTTACAAACCTTTGGTTACAAAGGTAATACCACCTTTCCCTTAACCTTGAAAGTCGATGATATCGCCGCCCCGACTCAGTTGCGTGGCAAGGTGACCTTGTCGACCTGTACCACTATCTGTGTGCTGACGGATTATCAGATTAGTCTCGACTTCACGCCTAATGCCCTGCAAGCAGATACCGATGCCATGTTGGCTTACAACAAGGCCGTGTCGCTGGTGCCACAAAAAGTGTTGACCCAAGAAGGTCAAAATCCTGCCATGACAATGGGTTGGGATGCCACCAAAGGTCAACTTGAAGTCAGACTCAATGATGCCAACTGGCAGAGTCCAACCGTGATTATCGATGGCGAGCCGGATACCACATTCAAGCTAGTGAGCTTAACGCCAAGCGAAAGTGAGGCAAATGGCCAGCAATTGATTGGTATTTTTACTGGTCAAAGCTGGCTGGGCGAGCCCGAAGTCTTAGGTAAGTCGCTGAATGTTACCGTCGTCGATAGCGAACGAGCCCTAGAATATAGCGCCGAAGTTAAGCCTGTGGTGATTACCCAAGAAAGCACCTCGGTATTTGGCATGATTTTGCTGGCACTTATCGGTGGTTTGATCTTAAACGTCATGCCCTGCGTGTTACCAGTACTCGGCATGAAGCTCAGTTCAGTGGTGGCTGCGCCCGATCTTAAGCGTAATCAAATCCGCCAGCAGTTTATCGCATCGGCGCTGGGGATATTGGCCTCATTCTGGTTGCTGGCTGGTTTTATCCTAATGCTTAAGCTCACGGGGCAAGCGATTGGCTGGGGTGTGCAGTTCCAAAACCCTTGGTTCATTGGCTTTATGGCGCTGGTGACCACAGTGTTTGCCTTCAATATGTTAGGTGTGTTTGAGATTAACTTACCCTCTAACGTGCAAACCAAGCTGGCGACGACGGGCGGCAATAATAACAGCGGTCACTTTTTACAGGGCATGTTTGCGACTCTGCTCGCGACACCGTGCAGCGCGCCTTTCTTGGGTACTGCGGTCGCCTTCGCTTTAGGTGCCGATGTACTGAGCCTGTTTGCCATCTTCACCGCGCTGGCCGTGGGTATGGCGTTCCCTTGGTTGATTGTGGCGGCATTTCCGCAGGTGGCGGGTTATTTCCCTAAACCCGGCCGCTGGATGAACACGGTGAAAGTGTTTTTCTCCGGCATGTTGCTGATCACTAGTTTATGGCTGATTAGTCTGTTGGCTAGCTTTATTGATGTGCTCTACCTCTGGCCGCTAGCGGGTATCATTGCACTGATATTCATGGTGTTTATGGCCCAAAAATACGGTGCGATTGCCCTGGTGAGTTGCTTAGGTGTCGGGGTTTTACTGTCGGCTATTATCGCCTTTATGACGGCGAATCAGTGGGCTAAACCTTTACCTGCCGACCTTGCTTGGACGCCATTGGATCAAGCATTGATTAATCAGCAGGTCACCCAGGGCAAGACAGTGTTTGTCGATGTGACGGCCGATTGGTGTATTACCTGTAAGGCCAATAAAGTTGGCGTGATCTTGCAAGATCCCGTCTACAGCCTGTTGCAACAGCCGCATATTTTGCCGATGAAGGGCGATTGGACCACGCCTTCTGAGCCCATTACTCACTACCTGCAAAGCCATAATCGTTTCGGAGTGCCATTCAACGTGGTTTACGGCCCGGGTGCACCACAGGGGATTGAATTACCTGAAATTCTATCGACCGAGCTTGTGCTTGCTGCGATAGAACAGGCTTCAGCATCGACAGGAAAACCATCCGCAGTGGCAGGGAAATAA
- a CDS encoding 3-oxoacyl-ACP reductase family protein encodes MKSSNNLQGKVAFVQGGSRGIGAAIVKRLASEGAAVAFTYVSSEAQSQLLVDDVITHGGQAIAIKADSTEPEAIRRAIRETKAHFGGLDIVVNNAGTLIWDSIENLTLEDWERTVNTNVRSVFVASQEAALHMNDGGRIINIGSTNAERIPFVGGAIYGMSKSALVGLAKGLARDLGPRAITVNNIQPGPVDTDMNPDNGDSSEPIKAMGALGRFGKAEEIASFVAFIAGPEAGYITGASLMIDGGFSA; translated from the coding sequence ATGAAATCGTCGAATAATCTGCAAGGTAAAGTGGCTTTTGTACAAGGTGGTAGCCGAGGTATCGGCGCTGCCATCGTTAAGCGTTTAGCGAGTGAGGGCGCCGCGGTTGCCTTTACCTATGTGTCATCTGAGGCCCAATCACAATTGCTAGTTGACGACGTTATCACCCATGGCGGTCAAGCCATTGCCATTAAGGCCGACAGCACAGAGCCGGAAGCGATTCGCCGCGCCATCCGCGAGACCAAAGCGCATTTCGGTGGCTTAGATATAGTGGTTAATAATGCGGGCACGCTGATTTGGGATAGCATCGAAAATCTGACGCTAGAAGACTGGGAACGAACTGTTAACACTAATGTGCGCAGTGTGTTTGTGGCCAGTCAAGAAGCTGCGCTGCATATGAATGACGGCGGCCGCATCATCAATATTGGTAGCACTAACGCTGAGCGTATTCCGTTTGTAGGTGGTGCGATTTACGGCATGAGTAAATCGGCCTTAGTCGGTTTGGCCAAAGGGTTAGCGCGGGATTTAGGGCCACGTGCGATTACGGTGAACAACATTCAACCAGGCCCTGTGGATACTGATATGAACCCTGATAACGGCGATTCATCTGAGCCAATCAAGGCGATGGGTGCTCTGGGTCGCTTTGGTAAAGCCGAAGAGATTGCCAGTTTTGTCGCCTTTATCGCGGGTCCTGAAGCGGGCTACATTACAGGTGCGAGTTTGATGATTGATGGCGGGTTTTCAGCATAA
- a CDS encoding LysR family transcriptional regulator, with protein MINNQFVEIRHFVTVAQLGSFTLAAQALGMTGSALSKSIVRLETRLGTKLLHRTTRRVSLTNDGDSYLTDCQNAIAILENAQSRLGSEQQIPSGRVRVDLPVTFGRRYILPSLLSLSQKYPKLELSITFNDRATDLFNDGIDLAVRVGQLGDTVDLVARRLGEQRRVICASPAYFALLGTPQSKEDLSQHQCIVGWPLGQQHRWSLKNEDGIIEAHDIPVRHEIADCEAILAATLAGVGLAQVPIWLVEDHLKTGELVSVLDDLASDDTPIHLIWLKTPYLQPKLRVIIEELLELAKAPHSRFKAAIS; from the coding sequence GTGATAAATAATCAATTTGTTGAGATACGCCATTTCGTCACAGTTGCCCAGCTCGGCAGTTTTACCTTAGCGGCGCAGGCGTTAGGCATGACTGGTTCGGCGCTCAGTAAAAGCATAGTGCGCTTAGAAACCCGCTTAGGCACTAAACTGCTGCATCGCACCACACGGCGCGTGAGCTTAACCAATGATGGCGATTCGTATCTCACTGATTGCCAAAATGCCATCGCAATCCTAGAAAATGCCCAGAGCCGACTCGGCAGTGAACAACAAATTCCCTCGGGTCGAGTACGAGTCGATTTACCCGTCACCTTTGGGCGGCGATATATACTGCCTAGCCTATTATCGCTATCGCAAAAATATCCCAAACTCGAGTTATCCATCACCTTCAACGATAGGGCGACAGATCTCTTCAATGATGGAATTGATTTAGCCGTGCGTGTCGGGCAACTCGGCGACACTGTGGATTTAGTCGCCCGTAGATTAGGGGAACAACGCCGAGTGATCTGCGCGTCTCCCGCCTATTTCGCTCTACTCGGCACGCCACAAAGCAAAGAAGATCTCAGCCAGCACCAATGCATTGTCGGTTGGCCGCTCGGGCAGCAACATCGCTGGTCACTTAAAAATGAGGATGGGATCATCGAGGCCCATGACATTCCAGTGCGCCACGAAATCGCCGATTGTGAAGCCATTTTAGCGGCCACACTGGCGGGAGTCGGTTTAGCGCAAGTGCCGATATGGCTGGTTGAAGACCATCTTAAAACCGGTGAGCTTGTTTCGGTACTGGACGACCTCGCCAGTGACGACACGCCCATCCACCTGATTTGGCTAAAAACGCCTTACCTCCAACCCAAGCTACGAGTGATTATCGAAGAACTGCTCGAATTAGCCAAAGCGCCACACAGCAGGTTCAAAGCGGCGATAAGTTAA
- a CDS encoding DUF3157 family protein, with protein MQTPFRLSALSSLLLLSSSVMAADVAPEVARVTLENGAQVRLKDDFTWEYIVTETKTAAAVLTTQAVAPAVNAPAVATSAAVTAAPVATAAPVTTLTANAIARPELLGSTAKDGIKVSFTDSQWKGDKLGLSFELASTSGEHVTLVEVEASFFADDGTLLKTEKLEVWEAIFRMPETYLRKGEQRKSPVVWVEGIDKNQWQKQLINLKITEINSR; from the coding sequence ATGCAAACCCCATTTCGCCTTAGTGCACTTAGTTCACTCTTGTTGCTCTCATCCTCAGTGATGGCCGCCGATGTGGCACCTGAAGTCGCAAGAGTCACCCTTGAAAACGGTGCCCAAGTCAGGCTTAAAGACGACTTTACCTGGGAATATATAGTGACAGAAACCAAAACGGCCGCGGCGGTATTAACTACCCAAGCCGTAGCGCCAGCGGTAAATGCCCCTGCGGTCGCCACTAGCGCCGCCGTTACTGCAGCCCCAGTAGCAACGGCCGCACCTGTCACAACGCTGACCGCCAACGCCATAGCCAGACCCGAACTCTTAGGTTCTACCGCCAAAGATGGCATTAAAGTCAGCTTTACCGACAGCCAGTGGAAGGGTGACAAACTCGGCCTTAGCTTCGAGCTTGCCAGCACTAGCGGTGAGCATGTGACCTTAGTTGAGGTCGAAGCCAGCTTCTTTGCCGACGATGGCACTTTGCTCAAAACCGAGAAACTCGAAGTCTGGGAAGCCATTTTCCGCATGCCAGAGACTTATTTGCGTAAAGGCGAGCAACGTAAGAGCCCGGTAGTTTGGGTAGAAGGAATAGATAAAAACCAATGGCAGAAACAGCTTATCAATCTCAAAATTACTGAGATCAATTCTCGCTGA